One window of the Felis catus isolate Fca126 chromosome E3, F.catus_Fca126_mat1.0, whole genome shotgun sequence genome contains the following:
- the CDR2 gene encoding cerebellar degeneration-related protein 2 isoform X1 gives MLAENLVEEFEMKEDEPWYDHRDLQQDLQLAAELGKTLLDRNTELEDSLQQMYTTNQEQLQEIEYLTKQVELLRQMNEQHAKVYEQLDITARELEETNQKLVADSKASQQKILSLTETIECLQTNIDHLQSQVEELKSSGQGRKSQGKCDQDKSAPRFSCLKELYDLRQHFVYDHVFAEKITSLQSQQSPDEEENEHLKKTVTMLQAQLSLERQKRVTMEEEYGLVLKENSELEQQLGATDAYRARALELEAEVAEMRQMLQSEHPFVNGVEKLVPDSLFTPFKEHSQSLLEELFLPLPEAHRRPLKRSSSETVLSSLAGGDIVRGHEETCIRRARAVKQRGISLLHEVDTQYSALKVKYEELLKKCQQGEDSLSHKAVQTPRALAKDLAGTNAQPELGTSGWEPASVTPEPVSSPTTTPPPEYKALFKEIFSCIKKTKQEIDEQRTKYRSLSSHS, from the exons ATCTCCAACTTGCTGCTGAACTTGGGAAGACATTACTGGATCGGAACACAGAGTTGGAGGATTCTCTTCAGCAGATGTACACAACCAATCAGGAGCAGTTACAGGAAATTGAG TATCTGACCAAGCAGGTGGAGCTCCTACGGCAGATGAATGAGCAACATGCAAAAGTTTATGAGCAATTAGATATAACAGCACGGGAACTGGAAGAAACCAATCAAAAGCTAGTTGCGGACAGCAAGGCCTCACAGCAAAAGATTCTGAG TCTGACTGAAACCATCGAATGCCTACAAACCAACATTGACCACCTCCAGAGCCAAGTGGAGGAGTTGAAGTCATCTGGCCAAGGAAGAAAGAGCCAGGGGAAGTGTGACCAGGACAAATCGGCACCCAGATTCTCGTGTCTGAAGGAACTCTACGACCTCCGCCA ACACTTTGTGTATGATCATGTGTTTGCTGAGAAGATCACTTCCTTACAAAGTCAGCAAAGCCCCgatgaggaagaaaatgagcACTTGAAGAAAACAGTGACGATGCTGCAGgcccagctgagcctggagcGGCAGAAGCGGGTGACGATGGAGGAGGAATATGGGCTTGTGCTGAAGGAGAACAGTGAACTGGAGCAGCAGCTGGGAGCCACGGATGCCTACCGCGCTCGGGCGCTGGAGTTGGAGGCCGAGGTGGCCGAGATGCGGCAGATGCTGCAGTCGGAGCATCCATTCGTGAATGGCGTTGAGAAGCTGGTGCCGGACTCTCTGTTCACCCCTTTCAAAGAACACAGCCAGAGCCTGCTGGAGGAGCTGTTCCTGCCTTTGCCAGAAGCACACAGAAGGCCTCTTAAGCGCAGCAGCAGTGAGACGGTGCTGAGCAGCTTGGCCGGGGGGGACATTGTGAGGGGCCACGAGGAGACCTGCATCCGGAGGGCCAGGGCTGTGAAGCAGAGGGGCATCTCCCTTCTGCATGAAGTGGACACCCAGTACAGTGCCCTGAAGGTGAAGTATGAGGAGTTGCTGAAGAAGTGCCAGCAGGGAGAGGACTCCCTGTCCCACAAGGCTGTGCAGACCCCCAGAGCTCTCGCCAAAGACCTGGCGGGGACCAACGCCCAGCCTGAGCTGGGCACCAGCGGCTGGGAACCAGCCTCTGTGACCCCAGAGCCCGTCAGTTCCCCCACCACCACACCACCTCCGGAATACAAGGCGCTTTTTAAAGAGATCTTTAGCTGcatcaagaaaacaaagcaagaaatagatgaacagagaacaaaataccgatctctctcctctcattccTAA
- the CDR2 gene encoding cerebellar degeneration-related protein 2 isoform X2, whose protein sequence is MYTTNQEQLQEIEYLTKQVELLRQMNEQHAKVYEQLDITARELEETNQKLVADSKASQQKILSLTETIECLQTNIDHLQSQVEELKSSGQGRKSQGKCDQDKSAPRFSCLKELYDLRQHFVYDHVFAEKITSLQSQQSPDEEENEHLKKTVTMLQAQLSLERQKRVTMEEEYGLVLKENSELEQQLGATDAYRARALELEAEVAEMRQMLQSEHPFVNGVEKLVPDSLFTPFKEHSQSLLEELFLPLPEAHRRPLKRSSSETVLSSLAGGDIVRGHEETCIRRARAVKQRGISLLHEVDTQYSALKVKYEELLKKCQQGEDSLSHKAVQTPRALAKDLAGTNAQPELGTSGWEPASVTPEPVSSPTTTPPPEYKALFKEIFSCIKKTKQEIDEQRTKYRSLSSHS, encoded by the exons ATGTACACAACCAATCAGGAGCAGTTACAGGAAATTGAG TATCTGACCAAGCAGGTGGAGCTCCTACGGCAGATGAATGAGCAACATGCAAAAGTTTATGAGCAATTAGATATAACAGCACGGGAACTGGAAGAAACCAATCAAAAGCTAGTTGCGGACAGCAAGGCCTCACAGCAAAAGATTCTGAG TCTGACTGAAACCATCGAATGCCTACAAACCAACATTGACCACCTCCAGAGCCAAGTGGAGGAGTTGAAGTCATCTGGCCAAGGAAGAAAGAGCCAGGGGAAGTGTGACCAGGACAAATCGGCACCCAGATTCTCGTGTCTGAAGGAACTCTACGACCTCCGCCA ACACTTTGTGTATGATCATGTGTTTGCTGAGAAGATCACTTCCTTACAAAGTCAGCAAAGCCCCgatgaggaagaaaatgagcACTTGAAGAAAACAGTGACGATGCTGCAGgcccagctgagcctggagcGGCAGAAGCGGGTGACGATGGAGGAGGAATATGGGCTTGTGCTGAAGGAGAACAGTGAACTGGAGCAGCAGCTGGGAGCCACGGATGCCTACCGCGCTCGGGCGCTGGAGTTGGAGGCCGAGGTGGCCGAGATGCGGCAGATGCTGCAGTCGGAGCATCCATTCGTGAATGGCGTTGAGAAGCTGGTGCCGGACTCTCTGTTCACCCCTTTCAAAGAACACAGCCAGAGCCTGCTGGAGGAGCTGTTCCTGCCTTTGCCAGAAGCACACAGAAGGCCTCTTAAGCGCAGCAGCAGTGAGACGGTGCTGAGCAGCTTGGCCGGGGGGGACATTGTGAGGGGCCACGAGGAGACCTGCATCCGGAGGGCCAGGGCTGTGAAGCAGAGGGGCATCTCCCTTCTGCATGAAGTGGACACCCAGTACAGTGCCCTGAAGGTGAAGTATGAGGAGTTGCTGAAGAAGTGCCAGCAGGGAGAGGACTCCCTGTCCCACAAGGCTGTGCAGACCCCCAGAGCTCTCGCCAAAGACCTGGCGGGGACCAACGCCCAGCCTGAGCTGGGCACCAGCGGCTGGGAACCAGCCTCTGTGACCCCAGAGCCCGTCAGTTCCCCCACCACCACACCACCTCCGGAATACAAGGCGCTTTTTAAAGAGATCTTTAGCTGcatcaagaaaacaaagcaagaaatagatgaacagagaacaaaataccgatctctctcctctcattccTAA